The proteins below are encoded in one region of Citrobacter enshiensis:
- a CDS encoding phosphoethanolamine transferase CptA yields the protein MQSIKFQPKPAFSWKALGWALLYFWFFSTLLQAIILLSGYSGTNGLRDSMLFSSLWLIPVFLFPNRIRIIAAVIGIVLWAASLAALSYYVIYGQEFSQSVLFVMFETNANEASEFLSQYFSLKIVLIALAYTAIAILLWTRLRPVYIPSPWRWLVSFALLYGLVLHPLAANTLIKDKPFEKSLDGLASRMEPAAPWQFISGYYQYRQQLTSLNSLLNENGALPPLANFKDNSGDAPRTLVLVIGESTQRGRMSLYGYPRETTPELDALHKSDPKLTVFNNVVTSRPYTIEILQQALTFANEKNPDLYLSKPSLMNMMKQAGYKTFWITNQQTMTARNTMLTVFSKQTDKQFYMNQQRTQSAREYDTNVLAPFKEVMADPAPKKFIIVHLLGTHIKYKFRYPENQGKFDGKTDNVPAGLSDEELESYNDYDNANLYNDHVVASLIKDYKATDPNGFLLYFSDHGEEVYDTPPHKTQGRNEDNPTRRMYTVPFLLWTSEKWQAAHPRDLSQDVDRKYSSSELIHTWSDLAGLTYDGYDPTRSVTSPQFKEITRWIGNPYKKNALFDYDTLPYGDQVGNQ from the coding sequence ATGCAATCCATAAAATTCCAGCCTAAGCCAGCATTCAGCTGGAAAGCTCTAGGCTGGGCGCTTCTCTATTTTTGGTTCTTTTCCACATTATTACAGGCCATTATCCTTCTTAGCGGTTACAGTGGAACCAACGGGTTACGTGACTCGATGTTGTTCAGTTCGCTGTGGCTAATCCCTGTTTTCCTGTTTCCAAACCGTATCCGCATCATCGCTGCCGTCATTGGCATCGTGCTATGGGCGGCGTCACTGGCCGCGTTGAGCTATTACGTCATTTACGGGCAAGAGTTCTCGCAAAGCGTGCTGTTCGTGATGTTCGAAACCAATGCGAACGAAGCCAGCGAGTTTCTGAGCCAGTATTTCAGCCTGAAAATAGTCCTCATCGCGCTGGCATATACGGCTATCGCGATTTTGCTGTGGACGCGCTTACGCCCGGTCTATATTCCGTCGCCCTGGCGCTGGCTGGTCTCGTTCGCTCTGCTATACGGACTGGTACTGCATCCCCTTGCCGCCAATACGCTCATCAAAGATAAACCTTTCGAGAAGTCGCTGGACGGTCTGGCATCCCGTATGGAGCCCGCCGCGCCATGGCAGTTTATCTCCGGGTATTATCAGTATCGTCAGCAGCTCACGTCGCTGAACAGCTTACTGAATGAGAATGGCGCGCTGCCGCCGCTGGCGAACTTTAAAGACAACTCCGGCGATGCTCCGCGCACACTTGTCCTGGTGATTGGCGAGTCCACCCAACGTGGCCGCATGAGTTTGTACGGCTACCCGCGTGAAACCACGCCGGAACTGGACGCCCTGCACAAATCAGACCCTAAGCTGACCGTCTTCAATAACGTGGTGACCTCACGGCCATACACGATTGAGATCCTGCAGCAGGCGCTGACCTTCGCCAATGAAAAGAACCCGGATCTGTATCTGTCGAAACCGTCACTGATGAACATGATGAAACAGGCGGGCTATAAGACCTTCTGGATCACCAATCAGCAGACGATGACCGCCCGTAACACCATGCTGACCGTGTTCTCAAAACAGACCGACAAGCAGTTCTACATGAACCAGCAACGCACTCAAAGTGCCCGTGAATATGACACCAACGTGCTGGCACCGTTTAAAGAAGTGATGGCAGACCCGGCACCGAAGAAATTCATTATCGTTCACCTGCTGGGTACCCACATTAAGTACAAATTTCGCTACCCGGAAAACCAGGGCAAGTTTGATGGTAAGACCGATAACGTCCCTGCGGGCCTGAGCGACGAAGAGCTGGAGTCGTATAACGATTACGATAACGCCAACCTGTATAACGATCACGTTGTCGCCAGTCTGATTAAAGACTACAAAGCAACCGATCCGAACGGCTTCCTGCTCTACTTCTCCGATCACGGCGAAGAGGTGTACGACACGCCACCGCATAAAACACAGGGGCGCAATGAAGACAACCCAACGCGCCGTATGTATACGGTGCCGTTCCTGTTGTGGACGTCGGAAAAATGGCAGGCTGCGCATCCGCGTGATTTATCACAGGATGTCGATCGTAAGTACAGCAGCTCCGAGCTTATCCACACCTGGTCTGACTTAGCAGGACTAACCTACGACGGCTATGACCCAACGCGTTCCGTCACCAGCCCGCAATTTAAAGAAATTACGCGCTGGATTGGCAATCCCTACAAGAAAAACGCGCTGTTTGATTACGACACCCTACCGTATGGGGATCAGGTCGGTAATCAGTAA
- the argB gene encoding acetylglutamate kinase — translation MMNPLIIKLGGVLLDSEEALERLFTALVNYRESHQRPLVIVHGGGCVVDELMKGLNLPVKKKNGLRVTPADQINIITGALAGTANKTLLAWAKKHHIASVGLYLGDGDSVKVTQLDEALGHVGLAQPGSPKLINTLLESGFLPVVSSIGVTEEGQLMNVNADQAATALAATLGADLILLSDVSGILDGKGQRIAEITADKAEQLIDQGIITDGMIVKVNAALDAARTLGRPVDIASWRHAEQLPALFNGTPIGTRILA, via the coding sequence ATGATGAATCCATTGATTATCAAGCTGGGCGGCGTATTACTGGATAGCGAAGAAGCGCTGGAGCGTCTGTTTACCGCGCTGGTGAACTATCGTGAGTCGCATCAGCGTCCGCTGGTCATCGTGCATGGCGGTGGCTGTGTGGTGGATGAGCTGATGAAAGGGCTCAACCTGCCGGTGAAAAAGAAAAACGGCCTGCGTGTAACGCCTGCCGACCAGATCAACATTATTACCGGCGCGCTGGCGGGAACGGCAAACAAAACCCTGCTGGCGTGGGCGAAGAAACATCATATTGCCTCCGTAGGTCTTTATCTTGGCGACGGTGACAGCGTAAAAGTGACTCAGCTCGACGAAGCGTTAGGCCATGTTGGACTGGCGCAGCCGGGTTCGCCTAAGCTGATTAACACCCTGCTGGAAAGTGGTTTTCTGCCGGTGGTTAGCTCAATCGGCGTGACCGAAGAAGGCCAGCTGATGAACGTTAACGCCGATCAGGCGGCGACAGCGCTGGCGGCAACGCTCGGCGCGGATCTCATCCTGCTCTCCGATGTGAGCGGGATTCTCGATGGGAAAGGTCAGCGTATTGCGGAAATCACTGCCGACAAAGCGGAGCAACTGATTGATCAGGGTATCATTACTGATGGCATGATTGTGAAGGTGAATGCGGCTCTGGATGCGGCGCGGACGCTGGGTCGTCCGGTGGATATCGCCTCCTGGCGTCATGCGGAACAGCTTCCGGCGCTGTTTAATGGTACGCCGATCGGTACGCGTATTTTGGCGTAA
- the argH gene encoding argininosuccinate lyase: protein MALWGGRFTQAADQRFKQFNDSLRFDYRLAEQDIVGSVAWSKALVTVGVLTADEQLQLEEALNNLLEEVRLDPQQILKSDAEDIHSWVEGKLIDKVGQLGKKLHTGRSRNDQVATDLKLWCKETVAELLSANRQLQSALVETAQNNQDAVMPGYTHLQRAQPVTFAHWCLAYVEMLARDESRLQDALKRLDVSPLGCGALAGTAYEIDREQLAGWLGFASATRNSLDSVSDRDHVLELLSDASIGMVHLSRFAEDLIFFNTGEAGFVELSDRVTSGSSLMPQKKNPDALELIRGKCGRVQGALTGMMMTLKGLPLAYNKDMQEDKEGLFDALDTWLDCLHMAALVLDGIQVKRPRCQEAAQQGYANATELADYLVAKGVPFREAHHIVGEAVVEAIRQGKPLEALSLKDLQKFSAAIGDDVYPILSLQSCLDKRAAKGGVSPQQVAQAIDYAKARLG, encoded by the coding sequence ATGGCACTTTGGGGTGGGCGTTTTACACAGGCTGCGGATCAACGGTTCAAACAGTTCAATGACTCTTTGCGCTTCGACTATCGCCTGGCGGAGCAGGATATCGTCGGCTCTGTGGCCTGGTCCAAAGCGCTGGTGACCGTTGGCGTGTTGACCGCAGATGAACAGCTACAGCTGGAAGAAGCTCTGAACAATCTGCTGGAAGAGGTGCGTCTGGACCCGCAGCAGATCTTGAAAAGTGATGCTGAAGATATTCATAGCTGGGTGGAAGGCAAGCTGATCGACAAAGTCGGCCAGCTAGGTAAAAAGCTGCATACCGGACGTAGCCGTAACGATCAGGTCGCGACCGATCTGAAGTTGTGGTGCAAAGAGACCGTCGCGGAGCTGCTGAGCGCCAACCGTCAACTGCAAAGCGCATTGGTGGAAACCGCGCAAAATAACCAGGACGCGGTGATGCCGGGGTATACCCATCTTCAACGTGCGCAGCCAGTCACGTTTGCCCACTGGTGCCTGGCTTACGTTGAAATGCTGGCCCGCGATGAGAGTCGCCTGCAGGATGCGCTTAAGCGTCTGGACGTCAGCCCATTAGGTTGCGGCGCGTTGGCGGGTACCGCTTACGAGATTGACCGTGAACAGCTGGCTGGCTGGCTGGGCTTTGCGTCGGCTACCCGTAACAGCCTGGACAGCGTTTCCGATCGTGACCATGTCCTTGAACTGCTGTCCGATGCGTCTATCGGGATGGTTCACCTGTCACGCTTCGCAGAAGACCTGATTTTCTTTAATACCGGCGAAGCGGGCTTTGTTGAGCTTTCCGATCGTGTGACTTCTGGCTCTTCTCTGATGCCGCAGAAGAAAAACCCGGATGCGCTGGAACTGATCCGTGGGAAATGCGGCCGTGTGCAGGGCGCACTGACCGGCATGATGATGACGCTGAAAGGTCTGCCGCTGGCGTATAACAAAGATATGCAGGAAGACAAAGAGGGGTTGTTCGACGCGCTCGACACCTGGCTGGATTGTCTGCACATGGCGGCGCTGGTGCTGGATGGCATTCAGGTGAAGCGTCCTCGTTGCCAGGAAGCGGCGCAGCAGGGCTATGCCAATGCGACGGAACTGGCGGATTATCTGGTCGCCAAAGGCGTACCGTTCCGCGAAGCGCATCATATTGTGGGCGAAGCGGTGGTTGAAGCAATTCGCCAGGGTAAGCCGCTGGAAGCGTTGTCGCTGAAGGATTTGCAGAAGTTCAGTGCGGCGATTGGCGATGATGTTTATCCAATCCTGTCGCTGCAATCCTGTCTGGATAAACGGGCGGCAAAAGGCGGTGTTTCGCCGCAGCAGGTTGCTCAGGCGATCGACTACGCGAAGGCGCGCCTGGGTTAA
- a CDS encoding AraC family transcriptional regulator → MYHDVSHLLSRLINGPTALRQIYFATANAPIPELAYRVDFPRLEIVLEGEFVDAGISGIPAALTPGDVLYVPAGGWNFPQWNTPVTTLSILFGKQQLGFSVVHWDGKRYQNLAKQNVARRGPRIGSFLLQTLNEMQMQPQEQQTARLIVASLLSHCRDLLGSQIQTASRSHALFEAIRDYIDEHYATPLTRESVAQAFYISPNYLSHLFQKTGAIGFNEYLNHTRLEHAKTLLKGYDLKVKEVAHTCGFVDSNYFCRLFRKNTERSPSEYRRQYHSQLTEKDVTPE, encoded by the coding sequence ATGTATCACGACGTCAGCCACCTTCTTTCTCGTCTCATTAATGGCCCAACGGCGCTGCGCCAGATATATTTCGCCACTGCCAACGCCCCGATCCCCGAGCTGGCTTATCGGGTCGATTTTCCGCGTCTGGAGATTGTGCTGGAAGGTGAGTTCGTTGATGCAGGGATCTCTGGGATTCCTGCCGCGCTGACACCCGGCGACGTTCTGTACGTCCCGGCTGGCGGCTGGAATTTTCCGCAATGGAATACGCCTGTCACCACGCTCAGTATCCTGTTTGGCAAGCAGCAGTTAGGTTTCAGCGTCGTTCACTGGGACGGAAAGCGATACCAAAATCTGGCCAAACAGAATGTGGCGCGCCGTGGCCCCCGCATTGGCTCTTTCTTGCTGCAAACGCTGAATGAAATGCAAATGCAGCCGCAGGAACAGCAGACCGCCAGACTGATCGTGGCCAGCCTGCTGAGCCATTGCCGCGATCTGCTCGGCAGTCAGATCCAAACCGCATCACGAAGCCACGCGCTTTTCGAAGCCATTCGCGACTATATTGATGAACACTACGCCACGCCGCTCACCCGGGAATCTGTCGCCCAGGCCTTCTACATCTCGCCAAACTACCTCTCGCACCTGTTTCAAAAAACCGGCGCCATCGGCTTTAACGAATACCTGAACCACACACGGCTGGAGCATGCGAAGACGCTGCTCAAAGGTTACGATCTTAAAGTCAAAGAAGTGGCCCACACCTGCGGGTTTGTCGACAGCAACTATTTCTGTCGCCTGTTTCGTAAAAATACGGAGCGTTCACCGTCAGAGTATCGTCGGCAATACCACAGCCAGCTCACAGAGAAGGACGTGACTCCAGAATGA
- the argE gene encoding acetylornithine deacetylase, whose product MKNDLPPFIEIYRALIATPSISATEEALDQSNASLITLLAEWFKDLGFQVEVQPVPGTRNKFNMLASAGQGAGGLLLAGHTDTVPFDDGRWTRDPFTLTEHDNKLYGLGTADMKGFFAFILDALRDMDVTKLKKPLYILATADEETSMAGARYFAETSSLRPDCAIIGEPTSLQPVRAHKGHISNAIRILGQSGHSSDPARGVNAIELMHDAIGRIMQLRDDLKERYHYEAFTVPYPTLNLGHIHGGDAANRICACCELHMDIRPLPGMTLNDLNGLLNDALAPVSERWPGRLTVSELHPPIPGYECPPNHQLVEVVEKLLGTQTDVVNYCTEAPFIQTLCPTLVLGPGSINQAHQPDEYLETRFIKPTRELITQVVHHFCWH is encoded by the coding sequence ATGAAAAACGATTTACCGCCATTTATCGAGATTTACCGCGCTCTGATTGCCACACCATCGATTAGCGCAACCGAAGAAGCGCTGGATCAAAGCAATGCGTCTTTAATCACTCTGCTGGCTGAATGGTTTAAAGATTTGGGCTTTCAGGTTGAAGTTCAGCCCGTCCCCGGTACCCGCAATAAATTCAATATGCTGGCAAGCGCCGGACAAGGTGCCGGTGGCCTGTTGCTGGCTGGGCATACCGACACGGTACCGTTTGATGATGGACGCTGGACGCGCGACCCTTTCACGCTGACCGAACACGACAATAAGCTCTACGGTCTGGGCACGGCTGACATGAAAGGTTTCTTCGCGTTTATTCTCGACGCCCTACGCGACATGGATGTGACAAAGCTGAAGAAACCGCTCTACATTCTGGCGACCGCCGATGAAGAAACCAGCATGGCGGGCGCACGCTATTTTGCGGAGACCTCCTCTCTGCGCCCGGACTGCGCGATTATTGGCGAACCGACATCGCTGCAACCGGTACGCGCCCACAAAGGCCATATTTCAAATGCGATACGCATTCTGGGTCAGTCGGGACACTCCAGCGATCCGGCGCGCGGCGTTAACGCAATTGAACTGATGCATGACGCTATTGGCCGCATCATGCAACTGCGTGACGACCTGAAAGAACGTTATCACTACGAGGCGTTTACCGTCCCGTACCCAACGTTAAATCTGGGTCATATTCATGGCGGTGATGCAGCGAACCGCATCTGTGCGTGTTGTGAACTGCATATGGATATCCGTCCGCTGCCGGGCATGACGCTGAATGATCTTAACGGCCTGCTCAATGATGCTCTGGCACCGGTGAGCGAACGCTGGCCTGGTCGCCTGACGGTGTCAGAATTGCACCCGCCCATCCCAGGCTATGAGTGTCCGCCCAATCATCAACTGGTTGAAGTGGTCGAAAAGCTGCTGGGGACGCAAACGGACGTGGTGAACTACTGCACCGAAGCGCCGTTTATCCAGACGCTATGCCCAACGCTGGTGCTCGGACCGGGTTCCATTAACCAGGCCCACCAGCCGGATGAGTATCTGGAAACCCGCTTCATTAAGCCAACCCGTGAATTGATCACTCAAGTGGTACATCACTTCTGCTGGCATTAA
- the fsa gene encoding fructose-6-phosphate aldolase yields the protein MELYLDTANVAEVKRLARLFPLAGVTTNPSIVAASKESVWDVLPRLQKAIGEEGTLFAQTMSRDAQGMVEEAKRLSDAVPGIVVKIPVTSEGLAAIKQLKKEGITTLGTAVYSAAQGLLAALAGAKYIAPYVNRIDAQGGDGIRTVQELQILLELHAPESMVLAASFKTPRQALDCMLAGCEAITLPLDVAQQMLNTPAVESAIEKFEQDWKNTFGHINL from the coding sequence ATGGAACTGTATCTGGATACCGCCAACGTGGCGGAAGTTAAACGTCTGGCGCGTCTCTTTCCTCTCGCGGGGGTGACGACGAATCCCAGCATTGTGGCAGCAAGTAAAGAGTCCGTCTGGGATGTGCTGCCCCGGCTGCAAAAAGCGATTGGTGAAGAAGGGACGCTGTTTGCCCAGACAATGAGCCGAGACGCACAAGGCATGGTGGAAGAGGCCAAACGTCTGAGCGATGCGGTTCCGGGGATCGTGGTAAAAATCCCGGTCACGTCCGAAGGGTTAGCCGCCATAAAACAGCTGAAAAAAGAAGGCATCACTACGCTGGGTACCGCCGTGTACAGCGCAGCGCAAGGGCTACTTGCCGCGCTGGCTGGCGCGAAATATATCGCCCCCTATGTGAACCGCATTGATGCTCAGGGTGGTGATGGTATTCGTACGGTACAGGAACTGCAAATCTTGCTGGAACTTCACGCGCCAGAAAGCATGGTGCTCGCCGCCAGCTTCAAAACCCCGCGCCAGGCGCTGGATTGCATGTTGGCAGGATGCGAAGCAATCACCCTGCCTTTAGATGTAGCGCAACAAATGCTGAATACCCCTGCGGTAGAGTCGGCTATAGAGAAGTTTGAGCAGGACTGGAAAAATACGTTTGGTCATATCAACCTGTGA
- the argC gene encoding N-acetyl-gamma-glutamyl-phosphate reductase encodes MLNTLIVGASGYAGAELVTYVNRHPDMTITALTVSAQSNDAGKLISDLHPQLKGIVDLALQPMSDISEFSAGVDVVFLATAHEVSHDLAPQFLAAGCVVFDLSGAFRVNDGAFYETYYGFTHQHPELLEQAVYGLAEWSADKLKEANLIAVPGCYPTAAQLSLKPLIDADLLELSQWPVINATSGVSGAGRKAAISNSFCEVSLQPYGVFTHRHQPEIATHLGADVIFTPHLGNFPRGILETITCRLKPGVTQAQVGQVLQQAYGDKPLVRLYDKGVPALKNVVGLPFCDIGFAVQGEHLIIVATEDNLLKGAAAQAMQCANIRFGFAETQSLI; translated from the coding sequence ATGTTGAATACGCTGATTGTGGGTGCCAGTGGTTACGCTGGCGCAGAGCTTGTGACCTATGTAAATCGCCATCCTGATATGACCATAACCGCTTTGACCGTCTCAGCGCAAAGCAATGATGCAGGAAAATTAATCTCCGATTTACATCCGCAGTTAAAGGGCATTGTCGATTTGGCGTTGCAACCGATGTCTGATATTAGCGAGTTTAGCGCAGGGGTGGATGTGGTGTTCCTCGCCACTGCCCATGAGGTGAGCCACGATCTCGCGCCGCAATTTCTGGCGGCAGGCTGTGTGGTGTTCGACCTCTCCGGTGCGTTCCGCGTTAATGATGGCGCCTTCTACGAGACATATTATGGTTTTACGCATCAGCACCCTGAACTGCTGGAGCAGGCGGTGTACGGTCTGGCTGAGTGGAGCGCCGATAAACTGAAAGAGGCAAACCTGATTGCCGTACCGGGGTGTTATCCCACGGCAGCGCAGTTATCGCTGAAACCGCTGATTGATGCCGATCTTCTTGAACTCTCCCAGTGGCCGGTGATTAACGCCACCAGCGGCGTGAGCGGTGCCGGGCGCAAGGCCGCAATTTCGAATAGCTTCTGCGAAGTGAGCCTGCAACCGTACGGCGTGTTTACTCACCGCCATCAGCCGGAAATCGCAACGCATCTGGGGGCAGACGTGATCTTCACGCCGCATCTGGGTAACTTCCCACGGGGCATTCTGGAAACCATTACCTGCCGCCTGAAACCGGGTGTCACGCAGGCTCAGGTAGGGCAGGTATTGCAGCAGGCGTATGGCGATAAACCGCTGGTGCGTCTGTATGACAAAGGCGTTCCGGCGCTGAAGAACGTTGTTGGGTTACCGTTCTGCGATATCGGATTCGCAGTGCAGGGTGAGCACCTGATTATTGTGGCGACCGAAGACAACTTATTGAAAGGCGCAGCGGCGCAGGCCATGCAGTGCGCTAACATCCGTTTTGGCTTTGCCGAAACGCAGTCTCTTATTTAA
- the ppc gene encoding phosphoenolpyruvate carboxylase, which translates to MNEQYSALRSNVSMLGKVLGETIKDALGESILDRVETIRKLSKSSRAGNEANRQELLTTLQNLSNDELLPVARAFSQFLNLANTAEQYHSISPHGEAASNPEVIARTLRKLKNQPNLDEATIRKAVESLSLELVLTAHPTEITRRTLIHKMGEVNACLKQLDNKDIVDYERHQLMRRLRQLIAQSWHTDEIRKLRPSPVDEAKWGFAVVENSLWQGVPNYLRELNEQLEENLGYTLPVDFVPVRFTSWMGGDRDGNPNVTADITRHVMLLSRWKATDLFLKDIQFLISELSMVDATPALLELVGEEGASEPYRYLMKNLRSRLMATQSWLEARLKGEKLPKPAGLLTQNEQLWEPLYACYQSLQACGMGIIANGELLDTLRRVKCFGVPLVRIDIRQESTRHTEALGELTRYLGLGDYENWSEADKQAFLIRELNSKRPLLPRQWEPSNETREVLDTCQVIAEAPLGSIAAYVISMAKTPSDVLAVHLLLKEAGIGFAMPVAPLFETLDDLNNADSVMTQLLNIDWYRGFIQGKQMVMIGYSDSAKDAGVMAASWAQYQAQDALIKTCEKAGIELTLFHGRGGSIGRGGAPAHAALLSQPPGSLKGGLRVTEQGEMIRFKYGLPEVTISSLSLYTSAILEANLLPPPEPKEDWRHIMDELSVISCDMYRGYVRENKDFVPYFRSATPEQELAKLPLGSRPAKRRPTGGVESLRAIPWIFAWTQNRLMLPAWLGAGTALQKVVEDGKQSELETMCRDWPFFSTRLAMLEMVFSKADLWLAEYYDQRLVKKELWPLGEELRHLQEEDIKVVLAIANDAHLMADLPWIAESIQLRNVYTDPLNVLQAELLHRSRLAEEQGKEPDPRVEQALMVTIAGVAAGMRNTG; encoded by the coding sequence ATGAACGAACAATATTCCGCGTTGCGTAGTAATGTCAGTATGCTCGGCAAAGTGCTGGGAGAAACCATCAAAGATGCGTTGGGAGAGAGCATTCTTGATCGCGTAGAAACAATCCGTAAGCTGTCGAAATCTTCTCGTGCTGGCAATGAAGCCAACCGCCAGGAGTTGCTCACTACGCTACAGAATCTGTCCAACGACGAGCTTTTACCGGTTGCCCGTGCGTTCAGTCAGTTTCTGAATCTGGCCAACACCGCTGAGCAATACCACAGTATTTCGCCGCATGGCGAAGCTGCCAGCAACCCGGAAGTGATCGCCCGCACCCTGCGTAAACTGAAAAACCAACCCAATCTCGATGAAGCCACCATCAGAAAGGCCGTGGAGTCCTTGTCCCTGGAACTGGTGCTCACCGCACACCCGACAGAGATCACTCGCCGCACGCTGATTCATAAAATGGGTGAAGTTAACGCCTGCCTGAAGCAGCTTGATAACAAAGACATCGTCGATTACGAACGTCATCAACTGATGCGCCGTCTGCGTCAGCTGATCGCCCAGTCCTGGCATACCGATGAGATCCGTAAGCTACGCCCAAGCCCGGTGGATGAAGCCAAATGGGGCTTTGCCGTTGTTGAAAACAGTCTGTGGCAGGGGGTACCTAACTACCTGCGTGAGCTGAACGAACAGCTCGAAGAGAATCTGGGTTACACACTGCCGGTTGATTTCGTTCCCGTCCGTTTTACCTCCTGGATGGGCGGTGACCGTGACGGCAACCCAAACGTAACGGCAGATATTACCCGCCATGTGATGTTGCTAAGTCGCTGGAAAGCCACCGACCTCTTCCTGAAAGACATTCAATTTTTAATTTCCGAACTGTCCATGGTCGATGCCACGCCTGCGCTCCTGGAACTGGTGGGTGAAGAAGGTGCATCGGAGCCTTACCGCTACCTGATGAAAAATCTGCGTTCGCGCCTGATGGCGACACAGTCCTGGCTGGAAGCCCGCCTGAAAGGTGAAAAACTGCCGAAACCGGCAGGTCTACTGACCCAAAACGAACAGCTATGGGAGCCTCTGTACGCCTGTTATCAGTCGCTTCAGGCATGTGGTATGGGCATCATCGCCAACGGCGAACTCCTCGACACCCTTCGCCGCGTAAAATGCTTTGGCGTACCGCTGGTCCGCATTGATATCCGTCAGGAGAGCACCCGTCATACTGAAGCGCTGGGTGAATTGACCCGTTACCTGGGTCTTGGCGATTATGAAAACTGGTCAGAAGCCGACAAGCAGGCCTTCCTGATCCGCGAACTGAACTCCAAACGTCCGCTGTTGCCGCGTCAATGGGAGCCGAGCAATGAAACCCGCGAAGTGCTTGATACCTGCCAGGTCATCGCCGAAGCACCGCTCGGTTCCATCGCCGCTTACGTCATTTCGATGGCAAAAACCCCGTCTGACGTACTGGCCGTTCATCTGCTGTTGAAAGAAGCCGGCATTGGCTTTGCCATGCCTGTTGCGCCACTGTTCGAAACGCTGGATGACCTGAACAATGCCGATAGCGTGATGACGCAGTTGTTGAATATCGACTGGTATCGCGGGTTTATCCAGGGCAAGCAGATGGTCATGATCGGCTACTCTGACTCCGCGAAAGACGCCGGTGTGATGGCCGCGTCCTGGGCGCAGTATCAGGCGCAGGACGCGCTGATCAAAACCTGTGAAAAAGCAGGTATTGAGCTGACGTTGTTCCATGGGCGCGGCGGCTCCATTGGTCGCGGCGGTGCCCCAGCCCATGCGGCGCTCCTCTCCCAACCGCCAGGCAGCCTAAAAGGCGGACTGCGCGTCACCGAGCAAGGTGAGATGATCCGCTTCAAATACGGTCTGCCGGAAGTGACCATCAGCAGTCTGTCTTTGTACACCAGCGCGATTCTGGAGGCCAACCTGCTGCCGCCGCCGGAACCGAAAGAAGACTGGCGTCATATTATGGATGAGTTGTCTGTCATCTCTTGCGACATGTATCGTGGCTACGTGCGTGAAAACAAAGACTTTGTGCCGTATTTCCGCTCTGCAACGCCAGAACAGGAACTGGCTAAATTGCCGCTTGGCTCGCGTCCGGCAAAACGTCGACCCACCGGTGGCGTTGAATCACTGCGCGCCATCCCGTGGATCTTTGCCTGGACGCAAAACCGCCTGATGCTCCCGGCCTGGTTAGGTGCAGGTACCGCGCTGCAAAAAGTGGTCGAAGATGGCAAGCAAAGCGAACTGGAAACCATGTGTCGTGACTGGCCGTTCTTCTCCACGCGTCTTGCGATGCTGGAAATGGTGTTCTCAAAAGCTGACCTGTGGCTGGCGGAATACTACGATCAGCGGCTGGTCAAAAAAGAGCTGTGGCCGCTGGGTGAAGAGTTGCGCCATCTGCAGGAAGAAGACATCAAGGTGGTGCTGGCGATCGCCAACGACGCCCACCTGATGGCTGACCTGCCGTGGATTGCCGAGTCTATCCAGTTAAGAAACGTCTACACTGACCCGCTGAACGTCCTGCAGGCAGAGTTGTTACACCGCTCGCGCCTGGCGGAAGAACAGGGTAAAGAACCTGATCCGCGCGTTGAACAAGCGCTGATGGTCACCATCGCTGGCGTGGCTGCCGGCATGCGCAATACTGGCTAA